From the genome of Thermoanaerobaculales bacterium, one region includes:
- the bamA gene encoding outer membrane protein assembly factor BamA yields MRARLLALLLGLAMAGLPALARPGAAADEASEVIIADIVVEGGLTVTADTVSYYLGLAPGDPIDPELIAEGFHRLWDSGLFEDVRIEAEPTEDGEVILYVAIVERPFVTSVIFEGNKKLKESDLKDRLDERGIEVPRNVPLRMSELERIESAIKELYDEDGFRSAQVAFRVDEVSANKRQVTYTIDEGGKVKISSIDFVGNEIFSDGKLQGALKKTKETGLLQMFGDKTVFSEESWEEDRDNLRKFYLDRGYIDVKVGEPQIEMIAENPDADTLKKKDFKLVVKVPVEEGEPYAMGSLSIAGTKAYDGERLTSFFEVEPGQTYSNKAIEDGMEKVRDLYQNTGYFYAYTNQVWKPREGEDNVVDVVVDVFEGDRFTLGRLEFSGNTNTRDKVLRREFRIPEGAYMSTGVFRSSVFKVNALGYFKLEEEPVEFDIDEEQKRINVVVKGQEVGRNDVQFGAGYSELDGFFVQAQFNTRNFLGRGNSFGVSLQTGRYSDYYTLSYTEPYFLDRRILLGGSIFNTSLDATGFFRETTGATISTGLGVGTFSSVSGLFAWEDVYSEYDIQRTGLVGDPTGGHGRPIDFPPTEPRPREVAVETFEGTTSSFTPGYMFDSRDDPFDPNKGKRMSGRLRLAGGPLGGDFDYIRPEVSWLQFVSLDKKWVLAYRGEVGQFFPYNDTDVPLYERYRLGGDRTIRGFEYYTVLPRTEAGRYFLTEGGSRMGGDRYWLANVELQFRVGGPVKVVAFFDAGNTYHEDQGWDLGLWRRSTGLEMRVFLPIFQAPIRFIYGINLDPFPDEDSSDFSFSIGTTF; encoded by the coding sequence GTGAGGGCCCGCCTGCTGGCACTGCTGCTCGGGCTGGCGATGGCCGGCTTGCCGGCGCTGGCGAGGCCGGGAGCGGCGGCCGACGAGGCATCCGAGGTCATCATCGCCGACATCGTTGTCGAGGGTGGCCTCACGGTCACGGCCGACACCGTGTCGTACTACCTCGGCCTCGCGCCCGGTGACCCGATCGATCCCGAGCTGATCGCAGAGGGCTTCCATCGCCTGTGGGACTCCGGGCTGTTCGAGGATGTCCGCATCGAGGCCGAGCCGACCGAGGACGGAGAGGTCATCCTCTACGTGGCGATCGTCGAGCGGCCGTTCGTGACCAGCGTCATCTTCGAGGGGAACAAGAAGCTGAAGGAGTCGGACCTCAAGGACCGGCTTGACGAGCGTGGCATCGAGGTGCCGCGCAACGTGCCGCTGCGGATGTCCGAGCTCGAGCGCATCGAGAGCGCCATCAAGGAGCTCTACGATGAGGACGGCTTCCGATCGGCGCAGGTGGCGTTCCGGGTCGACGAGGTGTCGGCGAACAAGCGCCAGGTGACCTACACCATCGATGAGGGCGGCAAGGTCAAGATCTCCTCGATCGACTTCGTCGGCAACGAGATCTTCTCGGACGGAAAGCTGCAGGGCGCCCTGAAGAAGACCAAGGAGACCGGGCTGCTCCAGATGTTCGGTGACAAGACCGTGTTCTCCGAGGAGTCGTGGGAGGAGGACCGCGACAACCTCCGCAAGTTCTACCTCGACCGGGGGTACATCGACGTCAAGGTCGGAGAGCCGCAGATCGAGATGATCGCCGAGAACCCGGACGCCGACACCCTCAAGAAGAAGGACTTCAAGCTGGTGGTCAAGGTCCCGGTCGAGGAGGGTGAGCCCTATGCCATGGGCTCGCTGTCGATCGCAGGCACGAAGGCCTACGACGGCGAACGCCTCACCTCGTTCTTCGAGGTCGAGCCGGGCCAGACCTACAGCAACAAGGCGATCGAAGACGGCATGGAGAAGGTGCGCGACCTGTACCAGAACACCGGCTACTTCTACGCCTACACCAACCAGGTCTGGAAGCCGCGCGAGGGCGAGGACAACGTGGTGGACGTGGTCGTTGACGTGTTCGAGGGGGACCGTTTCACGCTCGGCCGCCTCGAGTTCTCCGGCAACACCAACACCCGCGACAAGGTGCTGCGGCGCGAGTTCCGGATCCCGGAGGGCGCCTACATGAGCACCGGGGTGTTCCGGTCATCGGTCTTCAAGGTCAACGCCCTGGGTTACTTCAAGCTCGAGGAGGAGCCGGTCGAGTTCGACATCGACGAGGAGCAGAAGCGGATCAACGTCGTCGTCAAGGGGCAGGAGGTGGGGCGCAACGACGTCCAGTTCGGCGCCGGCTACTCCGAGCTCGACGGGTTCTTCGTGCAGGCCCAGTTCAACACCCGCAACTTCCTCGGCCGCGGCAACTCGTTCGGCGTGTCGCTGCAGACCGGCCGCTACTCGGACTACTACACGCTGTCCTACACCGAGCCGTACTTCCTCGACCGGCGGATCCTGCTCGGCGGGTCGATCTTCAACACCAGCCTCGACGCGACCGGGTTCTTCCGGGAGACGACCGGCGCCACCATCAGCACCGGCCTCGGCGTCGGCACCTTCTCGTCGGTGTCCGGCCTGTTCGCGTGGGAAGATGTCTACTCCGAGTACGACATCCAGCGCACCGGACTGGTGGGCGACCCGACGGGTGGGCACGGGCGGCCGATCGACTTTCCCCCAACCGAACCGAGGCCCCGCGAGGTCGCCGTCGAGACCTTCGAGGGCACGACCTCCTCGTTCACGCCGGGCTACATGTTCGACAGCCGGGACGACCCCTTCGACCCCAACAAAGGGAAGCGGATGAGCGGCCGGCTCCGGCTCGCGGGCGGCCCGCTCGGCGGCGACTTTGACTACATCCGCCCCGAGGTCAGCTGGCTCCAGTTCGTGTCGCTCGACAAGAAGTGGGTCCTCGCCTACCGCGGGGAGGTCGGCCAGTTCTTCCCCTACAACGACACCGACGTCCCGCTCTACGAGCGCTACCGCCTCGGCGGCGACCGGACGATCCGTGGCTTCGAGTACTACACGGTCCTGCCCCGGACCGAGGCGGGACGCTACTTCCTGACCGAAGGCGGGTCGCGGATGGGCGGCGACCGATACTGGCTGGCCAATGTTGAGCTACAGTTCCGGGTCGGAGGACCGGTGAAGGTGGTGGCGTTCTTCGACGCCGGCAACACCTACCACGAGGACCAGGGCTGGGACCTCGGCCTGTGGCGGAGGTCGACCGGCCTGGAGATGAGGGTCTTCCTGCCGATCTTCCAGGCCCCGATCAGGTTCATCTACGGCATCAACCTCGATCCGTTCCCGGACGAGGACTCGAGCGACTTCTCGTTCTCGATCGGGACCACGTTCTGA
- a CDS encoding OmpH family outer membrane protein: protein MRRLMMCGAGLLALIGLAVPAAAQTTVAVIDVQRVVTDSDPGKEALQRLRTLQDEKIEEGRNLQTELEALRDQLNKQRFTLSEQKLEEMTGQVEDKTIALQRFEDDAKRSLEEARRTALGRLEERIMPIINEVGKERGLTLIFNKFQSGLVYADEAIDITDDVIRRFNTAE from the coding sequence ATGCGACGACTGATGATGTGTGGTGCTGGGCTCCTCGCGCTGATCGGGCTTGCGGTCCCGGCGGCGGCGCAGACGACGGTGGCGGTGATCGACGTGCAGCGCGTCGTCACCGACTCCGACCCGGGCAAGGAAGCTCTCCAGCGGCTGCGGACGCTGCAGGACGAGAAGATCGAGGAGGGCCGCAACCTCCAGACCGAGCTCGAAGCGCTGCGCGACCAGCTCAACAAGCAGCGGTTCACGCTCTCCGAGCAGAAGCTCGAGGAGATGACCGGCCAGGTCGAGGACAAGACGATCGCGCTCCAGCGCTTCGAGGACGACGCGAAGCGGTCCCTCGAGGAGGCGCGGCGCACCGCGCTCGGCCGCCTCGAGGAGCGGATCATGCCGATCATCAACGAGGTCGGCAAGGAACGCGGGCTGACCCTCATCTTCAACAAGTTCCAGTCGGGGCTGGTCTACGCCGACGAGGCGATCGACATCACCGATGACGTGATCCGGCGCTTCAACACCGCCGAGTGA
- the lpxD gene encoding UDP-3-O-(3-hydroxymyristoyl)glucosamine N-acyltransferase yields the protein MRLQELADRLGATLIGDGGREVVAVRPLDAAGPDDLSFLHNPKYLAQARASRAGAILLRDAEALPGRVVLVCGEPYLALARAIELLHPAEAAEPGVHPTAVVAGDAVLGAGVSVGPCAVVGAGCRIGDRSVIGAGCVLGRRVEVGEGCLLHPRVVVEDDCRVGNRCILHAGVVIGSDGYGFATVAGVHHKVPQVGIVVIEDDVELGGNVCVDRATLGETRIGRGTKVDNLVQIAHNVQVGEGCLLVAQVGISGSTTIGDHAVLAGQVGAAGHLHIGSRVVVGAKSAVLKDVPDGAFVTGIPARPHREWLRVNAGLQRLDQLRERLERLERALRRLEGSAEEGDR from the coding sequence ATGCGCCTCCAGGAGCTTGCCGACCGGCTCGGCGCGACCCTGATCGGGGACGGGGGCCGCGAGGTCGTCGCGGTGCGGCCACTCGATGCGGCCGGTCCCGACGACCTGTCGTTCCTGCACAACCCCAAGTATCTCGCCCAGGCGCGGGCGTCGCGGGCAGGAGCGATCCTCCTGCGCGACGCGGAGGCGCTGCCCGGCCGCGTCGTGCTGGTCTGCGGCGAGCCCTACCTGGCGCTGGCGCGGGCGATCGAGCTGCTCCACCCCGCGGAGGCCGCCGAGCCGGGAGTCCACCCCACTGCGGTGGTTGCCGGCGACGCCGTCCTCGGGGCGGGGGTGTCGGTCGGGCCCTGTGCCGTGGTGGGCGCCGGCTGCCGGATCGGCGACCGGTCGGTGATCGGCGCCGGCTGCGTCCTCGGCCGCAGGGTGGAGGTGGGCGAGGGCTGCCTGCTCCACCCCCGGGTCGTCGTCGAGGACGACTGCCGGGTCGGGAACCGCTGCATCCTGCACGCCGGCGTGGTGATCGGCTCCGACGGCTACGGCTTCGCGACCGTCGCCGGGGTGCACCACAAGGTCCCGCAGGTGGGCATCGTCGTGATCGAGGACGACGTCGAGCTCGGTGGCAACGTCTGCGTCGACCGGGCGACGCTCGGCGAGACGCGCATCGGCCGGGGTACCAAGGTCGACAACCTGGTCCAGATCGCCCACAACGTCCAGGTTGGCGAGGGCTGCCTGCTGGTGGCGCAGGTCGGGATCTCGGGCTCCACGACGATCGGGGACCACGCGGTGCTCGCGGGCCAGGTCGGCGCGGCCGGCCACCTGCACATCGGCAGCCGGGTCGTGGTCGGCGCGAAGAGCGCCGTGCTCAAGGACGTGCCCGACGGGGCGTTCGTGACCGGCATCCCGGCGCGGCCGCACCGCGAGTGGCTGCGGGTGAACGCCGGGCTGCAGCGGCTCGACCAGCTCCGCGAGCGGCTGGAGCGGCTCGAGCGGGCCCTGCGGCGGCTCGAGGGATCGGCGGAGGAGGGGGACCGATGA
- the fabZ gene encoding 3-hydroxyacyl-ACP dehydratase FabZ, producing the protein MMDIEKILDVLPHRYPFLLIDRVLEVDSKHVQAIKNVTVNEPFFAGHFPQRKVMPGVLIVEAIAQAGGFMMLTLAGPKAGRLIYFTGIDNCRFRRPVVPGDQLVLEVELVARRSNFAKMHGRATVNGELACEADLMSAATEA; encoded by the coding sequence ATGATGGACATCGAGAAGATCCTGGACGTGCTCCCGCATCGCTACCCGTTCCTGCTCATCGACCGCGTCCTCGAGGTCGACTCCAAGCACGTGCAGGCGATCAAGAACGTGACCGTGAACGAGCCCTTCTTCGCCGGGCACTTCCCCCAGCGGAAGGTCATGCCGGGGGTGTTGATCGTGGAGGCGATCGCGCAGGCGGGCGGCTTCATGATGCTCACCCTGGCCGGACCGAAGGCGGGCAGGCTGATCTACTTCACGGGCATCGACAACTGCCGGTTCCGCAGGCCGGTGGTCCCCGGCGACCAGCTCGTCCTCGAGGTCGAACTGGTGGCGAGGCGGTCGAACTTCGCCAAGATGCACGGTCGGGCGACGGTCAACGGTGAGCTGGCGTGCGAGGCGGACCTGATGTCCGCCGCAACGGAGGCATGA
- the lpxA gene encoding acyl-ACP--UDP-N-acetylglucosamine O-acyltransferase produces MGISIHPTALVDAKAELADGVEVGPYAVIEAGVAVGEGTYVGPFCRLSGPTTIGARNRFESHCSIGSPPQDLKYHGEPTRLEIGDGNTFREFVTFNRGTVGGGGVTSVANDGLFMAYTHVAHDCHVGSRVIFDNCGTLAGHVDVGDDVVIGAFSAVHQFSRIGDHAFLGGFTTATKDCLPFMRTVGNRPAKCYGPNTIGLQRKGFSEDRLDALKKLWRILHNPKLTTTLAVERARAELSGQPDVDAVLAFIEGSQRGVILTRD; encoded by the coding sequence ATGGGGATCTCGATCCACCCGACTGCGCTGGTCGACGCGAAGGCAGAGCTCGCCGACGGCGTCGAGGTCGGTCCGTACGCGGTGATCGAGGCGGGCGTCGCGGTCGGGGAGGGCACGTACGTCGGCCCGTTCTGCAGGCTGTCGGGGCCGACGACGATCGGCGCCCGCAACCGCTTCGAGAGCCACTGCTCGATCGGCTCGCCGCCGCAGGACCTCAAGTACCACGGCGAGCCGACGCGCCTCGAGATCGGCGACGGCAACACCTTTCGTGAGTTCGTGACCTTCAACCGCGGCACGGTCGGCGGCGGTGGGGTCACCAGCGTCGCCAACGACGGACTGTTCATGGCCTACACCCACGTCGCCCACGACTGCCACGTCGGCTCCCGGGTGATCTTCGACAACTGCGGCACGCTGGCCGGCCACGTCGACGTCGGTGACGACGTCGTCATCGGCGCCTTCTCGGCGGTTCACCAGTTCTCCCGGATCGGCGACCACGCCTTTCTCGGCGGGTTCACGACCGCCACCAAGGACTGCCTGCCGTTCATGAGGACGGTCGGCAACCGGCCGGCCAAGTGTTACGGGCCGAACACGATCGGCCTCCAGCGCAAGGGCTTCTCCGAGGACCGCCTGGACGCCCTCAAGAAGCTGTGGCGGATCCTCCACAATCCCAAGCTGACGACCACGCTGGCGGTCGAGCGCGCGCGCGCGGAGCTTTCCGGCCAACCGGATGTCGATGCGGTGCTCGCCTTCATCGAGGGCTCGCAGCGAGGCGTGATCCTGACTCGGGATTAG
- a CDS encoding DUF167 domain-containing protein gives MEPRSPDPPRVDAVLVVAAGEGVRLRLRVKPGGRADRILGPHDGALKLVVRSAPERGRANDAVVRLLASALGIGRSQVEVIAGATARDKVVAFGGVSAAEIAHRLEAAGVPARVGSKI, from the coding sequence ATGGAGCCGCGATCCCCGGACCCGCCTCGAGTCGACGCGGTGCTGGTGGTGGCGGCCGGGGAGGGAGTGCGGCTGCGGCTCCGGGTCAAGCCCGGGGGGCGGGCCGACCGCATCCTCGGCCCCCACGACGGGGCGCTCAAGCTCGTCGTGCGATCGGCGCCGGAGCGAGGCCGCGCCAACGACGCCGTGGTCCGCCTGCTCGCCTCGGCCCTCGGGATCGGCCGCTCCCAGGTGGAGGTGATCGCCGGCGCCACGGCGCGGGACAAGGTCGTGGCGTTCGGTGGAGTCTCGGCCGCCGAGATCGCGCACCGGCTCGAGGCCGCGGGCGTGCCCGCTCGGGTAGGATCCAAGATTTAG
- a CDS encoding OmpW family outer membrane protein, whose amino-acid sequence MPRNFRAAGRLVSFAIVAMIAGAGLAVAQQQGEWHVGGRVVYIETDARSEPVVDTGSRLTFDSAISLELDTTYMLGHNWGIELMLTAAEHDLGAFAGEFDGLNVGSVWIGETTVTLRYIVPLLGSWRPYLGAGVAGAYFFESDTTDEASALGIDSVESDFTYSYVGQVGLMHRIGDSWILTFDLKWLDLPVDVTLQSSGPELDTVETDLNPMIVGIGAAYRF is encoded by the coding sequence ATGCCGAGAAACTTCCGTGCGGCGGGCAGGCTCGTGAGCTTCGCGATCGTGGCGATGATCGCCGGCGCCGGCCTTGCAGTGGCGCAGCAGCAGGGCGAGTGGCATGTCGGCGGGCGCGTCGTGTACATCGAGACCGACGCGCGCTCGGAGCCGGTGGTCGACACCGGCTCCCGCCTCACATTCGACAGCGCGATCAGCCTCGAGCTCGACACGACGTACATGCTCGGCCACAACTGGGGGATCGAGCTCATGCTCACCGCCGCCGAGCACGACCTTGGCGCGTTCGCCGGGGAATTCGACGGCCTCAACGTCGGCTCGGTGTGGATCGGCGAGACCACGGTCACCCTGCGCTACATCGTGCCGCTGCTCGGCAGCTGGCGCCCCTACCTGGGAGCAGGCGTCGCGGGCGCCTACTTCTTCGAGTCGGACACGACCGACGAGGCGAGCGCTCTCGGCATCGACAGCGTCGAGTCGGACTTCACCTACAGCTACGTCGGGCAGGTCGGCCTGATGCACCGGATCGGCGACTCGTGGATCCTGACCTTCGATCTGAAGTGGCTCGACCTCCCGGTCGACGTCACCCTCCAGTCGTCGGGCCCGGAGCTCGACACCGTCGAGACCGACCTCAACCCGATGATCGTGGGCATCGGAGCCGCGTACCGGTTCTGA